The following are encoded together in the Desulfovibrio desulfuricans DSM 642 genome:
- a CDS encoding RrF2 family transcriptional regulator, with translation MKLSAKTRYAARILLFLAKNGLEKPVSSSQLAAQTGISSQFSEQILRQLRLAGITGSIRGAKGGHVLLRKPEELTFGCIVKLMEGGIELTNCMEKPGECTRFDGCEVRKAWENLQATLDGVFESITLRDLMHDPHILL, from the coding sequence ATGAAGCTTTCTGCAAAAACCCGGTATGCCGCCAGGATCCTGCTTTTTCTGGCAAAAAACGGTCTTGAGAAACCGGTCTCTTCAAGCCAGTTGGCTGCACAAACTGGCATAAGCTCACAATTCAGCGAACAGATTTTGCGCCAGCTGCGGCTGGCTGGCATAACGGGCAGCATCCGTGGGGCCAAGGGTGGTCATGTGCTTTTGCGCAAGCCCGAAGAACTCACATTTGGATGCATCGTCAAACTGATGGAAGGCGGCATTGAATTGACAAACTGCATGGAAAAGCCCGGCGAGTGCACGCGCTTTGATGGATGTGAAGTCCGAAAAGCCTGGGAGAACCTGCAGGCGACACTTGATGGCGTTTTTGAGTCAATTACACTGCGCGATCTTATGCACGACCCGCACATTCTCCTGTAG
- a CDS encoding respiratory nitrate reductase subunit gamma, protein MTTLFYILGYLAVAGFFCMAYLKIKSYLAASPLHVRWELYPVPHEGSKTVYGGSFMEEKDWWTKPRHIAHMGDVKALLTEVLFLHATFEHNLKLWVRTYPFHVGMYMLMGGTIVVLFAAIAQVLGLNPQGGLMIFVGNVISACALAGTLCIIVGGVSLVLRRRADEGLRRYSTPEHYFNLLVFVLFGVLGLAAWATTPSYFELARTFMYNLITFHFAPQTNVLFSLHLLVGFFLLIWIPMTHMGHVFMKYFTYHDIRWGDEPTNYSPKNQQKIMDALKFNVTWSADHINGDGQPKTWVDVATTNPAAPKKED, encoded by the coding sequence ATGACCACACTTTTTTACATTCTTGGCTATCTGGCGGTAGCCGGCTTTTTCTGCATGGCCTACCTCAAGATCAAATCGTATCTTGCAGCCAGCCCCCTGCATGTGCGCTGGGAACTGTACCCCGTGCCTCACGAAGGCTCCAAGACGGTGTACGGCGGCAGCTTTATGGAAGAAAAGGACTGGTGGACCAAGCCTCGTCACATCGCTCACATGGGCGACGTCAAGGCCCTGCTGACCGAAGTGCTTTTCCTGCACGCCACCTTTGAACACAACCTCAAGCTCTGGGTGCGCACCTATCCCTTCCATGTGGGCATGTACATGCTCATGGGCGGCACCATCGTGGTGCTGTTTGCCGCCATCGCGCAGGTTCTGGGCCTCAACCCCCAGGGCGGTCTGATGATTTTTGTCGGCAATGTTATCAGCGCCTGTGCCCTGGCTGGTACGCTGTGCATCATTGTGGGCGGCGTCAGCCTTGTTTTGCGCCGTCGCGCCGATGAAGGCCTGCGCCGCTACAGCACCCCCGAGCATTACTTCAACCTGCTTGTCTTCGTGCTCTTCGGCGTGCTGGGCCTGGCTGCCTGGGCTACCACTCCTTCCTACTTCGAGCTGGCCCGCACCTTCATGTACAACCTGATCACGTTCCACTTTGCCCCGCAAACCAACGTGCTGTTCAGCCTGCACCTGCTGGTGGGCTTCTTCCTGCTGATCTGGATTCCCATGACACACATGGGCCACGTCTTCATGAAGTACTTCACCTACCACGACATCCGCTGGGGTGACGAACCCACCAACTACAGCCCCAAGAACCAGCAGAAGATCATGGACGCCCTGAAGTTCAACGTCACGTGGTCTGCCGATCATATCAATGGCGATGGCCAGCCCAAGACCTGGGTTGATGTGGCCACCACCAATCCCGCAGCCCCCAAGAAGGAAGACTAG
- a CDS encoding DMT family transporter, translating to MSVCENSAQGAAVEKAAGGAQPLVQQGQARPWGAWISLTLAMSIAGSAVVAGKLLVGSLPVFLAAGLGLGAGLLVMLPQLWLRRERGTLDGRTHATLALQALCGIALYRICTFEGLRFTSAASAGLMSSAAPAVIGLLAWGMLRERPPLRRIAGIACVSLGLLAINLTPFLAAPGGAGVEATPASGGEAWRTLLGNGLVLVAVLCEAAFSVLSKARCCPMSPLRRTTIVSFYAFVMLLPMALFEARDYDFTSLSASAIWGLAYYGAAVSYLSYVLWFRGIAQVQASAAAAFTGLVPLSGVALSWLVLGEQILWTHLAGLACVTAGIWLSCAATNAPDAK from the coding sequence ATGAGCGTGTGTGAAAACAGTGCGCAAGGTGCTGCGGTTGAGAAAGCTGCCGGGGGAGCGCAACCACTGGTGCAACAGGGGCAAGCGCGCCCCTGGGGAGCCTGGATCAGCCTGACCCTTGCCATGAGCATCGCTGGCAGCGCCGTGGTGGCGGGAAAACTGCTGGTGGGTAGCCTGCCTGTGTTTCTTGCGGCGGGGCTGGGCCTTGGAGCAGGGCTGCTGGTGATGCTGCCCCAGTTGTGGCTGCGGCGTGAAAGGGGAACGCTTGATGGGCGCACCCACGCAACTTTGGCGCTTCAGGCATTGTGCGGCATAGCTCTGTACCGGATTTGCACCTTTGAGGGGCTTCGCTTTACCAGCGCGGCTTCTGCGGGCTTGATGAGCAGCGCAGCGCCAGCGGTCATTGGCTTGCTGGCATGGGGCATGCTGCGGGAGAGGCCGCCGCTGCGGCGTATTGCTGGCATAGCCTGTGTGAGTCTGGGCCTGCTCGCCATTAATCTTACGCCCTTTCTGGCAGCGCCGGGAGGCGCTGGTGTGGAAGCCACGCCAGCAAGCGGAGGCGAGGCCTGGCGCACATTGCTGGGCAACGGCCTTGTGCTGGTGGCCGTATTGTGCGAGGCGGCATTTTCCGTGCTCAGCAAAGCGCGCTGCTGCCCCATGTCGCCCTTGCGGCGCACGACAATTGTGTCATTTTATGCATTTGTCATGCTGTTGCCCATGGCCCTGTTTGAGGCCCGAGATTATGATTTTACCTCATTGTCTGCCTCAGCCATATGGGGGCTTGCCTATTATGGCGCTGCGGTTTCTTACCTGTCGTATGTGCTGTGGTTTCGTGGGATTGCTCAGGTGCAGGCCAGCGCAGCCGCGGCATTTACAGGCTTGGTGCCTTTGAGCGGCGTAGCGCTTTCGTGGCTGGTGCTTGGTGAGCAGATTCTGTGGACGCATCTTGCAGGTCTGGCCTGCGTGACGGCGGGCATATGGCTTTCGTGCGCTGCAACCAATGCGCCGGATGCCAAGTAG
- a CDS encoding (Fe-S)-binding protein — MKDKLQLKDVSTAEGQMVSIDLKDIPELPLDVHTMPWKPFTDEQKQNTACILDDVCVLNIPVPKNKEEEEELVNKFLNGMRKLFTKENNWTFLPMLETSMDYCAQCNSCSDACHLYEMSGKNEMYRPNFRSEIFRRIYKQYVKKEPFAKWRYGDMGLNWKTVARLGELAYRCNLCRRCAQTCPIGVDNGLLAREIRKLFSQEMGIYARELHEKGTMNQMKCGSSTGMTPEVVKENVEFIDEDYTEITGVGIHTPFDVQGADIMLLHNAGEVMAWPENIAAFSLIFQEAGLSWTLSSKALAYDGVNYGVFYDDAQTARIALQHMMAAKELGVKKIVIGECGHAHKALTVIADRVIPFEYQVPRESCYVTLHDIVMSGRLKLDPSRNNFPVTLHDPCNIVRLMGIVEPQREIVRKIAPMFREMPCHGVDNYCCGGGSGFAIMTRNNIEQWRGNISGRKKMWQIAEAFKDCLGPETRKYICAPCSNCKGQIREMLEHNDLYTKNNFAYGGLVELIVNAMVNVNPGFIKFEGEEE, encoded by the coding sequence ATGAAAGATAAACTGCAATTGAAAGATGTTTCCACTGCCGAAGGGCAGATGGTCAGCATTGACCTCAAGGATATTCCTGAGCTTCCCCTGGACGTGCACACCATGCCCTGGAAGCCCTTTACAGATGAGCAGAAGCAGAACACCGCCTGTATCCTTGATGATGTGTGCGTGCTGAACATTCCTGTGCCCAAGAACAAGGAAGAAGAAGAGGAACTGGTCAACAAGTTCCTCAACGGCATGCGCAAGCTGTTCACCAAGGAAAACAACTGGACCTTCCTGCCCATGCTCGAAACCAGCATGGACTACTGCGCCCAGTGCAACTCCTGTTCTGATGCCTGCCATCTGTACGAGATGTCTGGCAAAAACGAAATGTACCGGCCCAACTTCCGGTCTGAAATCTTCCGCCGCATCTACAAGCAGTATGTGAAGAAAGAACCCTTTGCCAAATGGCGCTACGGCGACATGGGCCTGAACTGGAAGACAGTGGCCCGCCTGGGCGAGCTGGCCTACCGCTGCAACCTTTGCCGTCGCTGCGCGCAGACCTGCCCCATCGGTGTGGACAACGGCCTGCTGGCCCGCGAAATCCGCAAGCTTTTCAGCCAGGAGATGGGCATCTACGCCCGCGAACTGCACGAAAAAGGCACCATGAACCAGATGAAGTGCGGGTCTTCCACCGGCATGACGCCTGAAGTGGTGAAAGAAAACGTGGAGTTCATCGACGAGGACTACACCGAAATCACCGGCGTGGGCATCCACACTCCCTTCGACGTGCAGGGTGCAGACATCATGCTGCTGCACAACGCTGGCGAAGTGATGGCCTGGCCTGAAAACATCGCCGCCTTCTCGCTGATCTTCCAGGAAGCTGGTCTTTCATGGACGCTCTCGAGCAAGGCTCTGGCGTACGACGGCGTGAACTACGGCGTGTTCTACGACGACGCCCAGACCGCCCGTATTGCCCTGCAGCACATGATGGCCGCCAAGGAACTTGGCGTGAAGAAGATCGTCATCGGTGAATGCGGCCACGCCCACAAGGCCCTGACCGTTATCGCCGACCGCGTTATCCCCTTCGAATATCAGGTGCCGCGCGAAAGCTGCTACGTGACCCTGCACGACATCGTCATGTCGGGCCGCCTCAAGCTTGATCCTTCGCGCAACAACTTCCCCGTGACCCTGCACGACCCCTGCAATATCGTGCGCCTCATGGGCATTGTTGAACCCCAGCGCGAAATCGTGCGCAAGATTGCGCCCATGTTCCGCGAAATGCCCTGCCACGGTGTGGACAACTACTGCTGCGGCGGCGGCTCCGGCTTTGCCATCATGACCCGCAACAACATCGAGCAATGGCGCGGCAACATCTCTGGCCGCAAAAAGATGTGGCAGATCGCCGAAGCCTTCAAGGATTGCCTTGGACCGGAAACCCGCAAGTACATCTGCGCTCCCTGCTCCAACTGCAAGGGCCAGATCCGCGAAATGCTGGAACACAACGATCTGTACACCAAGAACAACTTCGCTTACGGCGGCCTGGTGGAACTCATCGTCAACGCCATGGTCAACGTGAACCCCGGGTTCATCAAGTTTGAAGGCGAAGAAGAATAG
- a CDS encoding RrF2 family transcriptional regulator, translating to MRISTMACHALHLLLCLSEQDDEIPASASELSVCTGISEKFVQKIMRLLQSEGIVKSVRGIAGGHMLARTPDEITLADIIIAVEGGISLPGVSNVAPRGKTALDAWDMVARSMNSSLEAVTLSSVRQSSASAPRQATRRRVAQPSSPLLPETDFGGTNAKAYSLGRQRCRKPKQTVSNPSAV from the coding sequence ATGCGTATTTCGACGATGGCCTGCCATGCTTTGCACTTGTTATTGTGCCTTTCTGAACAAGATGACGAAATCCCTGCCTCAGCGTCCGAACTTTCGGTCTGCACCGGCATATCTGAAAAATTTGTTCAAAAAATCATGCGGCTGCTTCAGTCAGAGGGCATTGTCAAAAGCGTTCGTGGCATTGCCGGAGGCCACATGCTGGCGCGCACCCCTGATGAGATAACGCTCGCCGACATAATTATTGCAGTTGAAGGCGGCATTTCCCTGCCTGGCGTCAGCAATGTTGCCCCCAGGGGTAAAACAGCGCTGGACGCCTGGGATATGGTCGCCCGTTCCATGAACAGTTCGCTCGAAGCTGTGACTCTCAGTTCTGTTCGACAGAGTAGTGCTTCAGCGCCGCGGCAAGCCACCCGCCGCAGGGTGGCGCAACCCTCTTCTCCGCTTCTGCCGGAGACCGACTTCGGAGGCACCAATGCAAAAGCATATTCTCTTGGTAGACAGCGATGCCGAAAGCCAAAGCAGACTGTCTCAAACCCTTCAGCAGTGTAA
- a CDS encoding ABC transporter permease subunit: MDIQFFIELFFGGLTRGSIYALIALGYTLVYGIIGLINFAHGEVYMLGSFTALLIAGALGVYGFPAGGILIVAALAAIVWCSAYGYTLEKVAYKPLRGAPRLSPLISAIGMSIFLQNYVLLAQTSDFVPFPNLLPEMDFLEHIDYVMGASDFLILMVSTFAMVSLSLFIRYTRMGKAMRATAQNRKMALLLGINADRIISLTFIIGSALAALGGVLIASHMGQVNFGIGFLAGLKAFTAAVLGGIGSIPGAMVGGLVLGLAESFTTGYFSGNYEDMLAFGILILILIFRPDGILGKATVQKV, encoded by the coding sequence ATGGACATTCAATTTTTTATAGAGCTCTTTTTCGGCGGTTTAACCCGGGGCAGCATTTATGCGCTGATCGCCCTCGGCTACACGCTGGTTTACGGCATTATCGGGCTCATCAATTTTGCCCATGGCGAAGTGTATATGCTGGGCTCTTTCACGGCCCTGCTAATAGCTGGCGCGCTTGGCGTCTATGGCTTCCCTGCTGGCGGCATTCTTATTGTGGCGGCTCTTGCGGCCATAGTCTGGTGTTCCGCCTACGGCTATACGCTGGAAAAGGTCGCCTACAAGCCCCTGCGGGGCGCACCGCGCCTGTCGCCGCTTATCTCTGCCATCGGTATGTCCATCTTTTTGCAAAACTATGTGCTGCTTGCGCAGACATCCGACTTTGTGCCCTTTCCCAACCTGCTGCCGGAAATGGATTTTCTTGAGCACATCGACTACGTCATGGGTGCCAGCGACTTTCTCATCCTGATGGTCAGCACCTTTGCCATGGTTTCGCTCTCGCTTTTCATCCGCTACACCCGCATGGGCAAAGCCATGCGCGCCACGGCCCAAAACCGCAAGATGGCCCTTTTGCTCGGCATCAATGCCGACCGCATCATCTCCCTCACGTTCATCATCGGTTCCGCCCTGGCGGCCCTTGGCGGCGTGCTTATCGCCTCGCACATGGGGCAGGTCAACTTTGGCATCGGTTTTCTGGCTGGACTTAAAGCCTTTACCGCCGCAGTGCTCGGCGGCATCGGCTCCATCCCCGGCGCAATGGTGGGCGGGCTTGTGCTTGGCCTGGCCGAAAGCTTCACCACGGGCTATTTTTCCGGCAACTACGAAGACATGCTGGCCTTCGGCATTCTTATCCTCATTCTCATTTTCAGGCCCGACGGAATCTTGGGCAAAGCCACAGTGCAGAAGGTGTAG
- a CDS encoding response regulator, translated as MQKHILLVDSDAESQSRLSQTLQQCNYRVSTASTCAESLAQIASDRPDCVVFDVELEGTSGTIMYSRLRRNASTWSLPAVVCTSVGPRPVSFGTGIPVLSKNCSSEALLSTVSAAMA; from the coding sequence ATGCAAAAGCATATTCTCTTGGTAGACAGCGATGCCGAAAGCCAAAGCAGACTGTCTCAAACCCTTCAGCAGTGTAATTACCGGGTAAGTACCGCCAGCACCTGTGCTGAAAGCCTGGCCCAAATTGCCAGCGACAGGCCCGACTGCGTTGTTTTTGATGTGGAGCTGGAGGGAACATCCGGCACCATCATGTACAGTCGTTTGCGCCGCAATGCGAGCACCTGGTCGCTTCCGGCGGTGGTGTGCACATCTGTTGGGCCCCGGCCTGTGAGCTTTGGAACGGGGATTCCCGTTCTTTCAAAAAACTGTTCAAGCGAAGCGCTGCTTTCTACCGTCAGCGCCGCAATGGCATAG
- a CDS encoding branched-chain amino acid ABC transporter substrate-binding protein, translating to MKKGMTWLAAMAFCVAIAAPAMAADPIKIGVAGAHSGDLASYGVPSLNAAKVVIAEVNANGGVLGRQIELIAQDDQCKPELATNAATKLISEKVNVVMGHICSGATKATLPLYTEAKIVSMSPSATTPSLTESGTNPYFFRTIANDKAQAKLTSDFILNGLKAKKVAYLHDNGDYGKGFVDNNRETLEKAGVETVLYEAVTPDAVDFSAVVRKLRRAQPDILVFGGYQPTASKLLQQMRRDRVTTAMIGPDGLKDDAFIKMAGKDAEGVYASYPKDTSNLPAYKHAHEGHVKMFGSDPGSFYYNGYAATQALVNAIAKAGSTDAAKIVEALRTTPVETPLGKLTFSKTGDAAGMGLSIYQIKDGKFVELNHSITLD from the coding sequence ATGAAAAAAGGTATGACTTGGCTTGCTGCAATGGCATTCTGCGTGGCAATTGCCGCGCCCGCAATGGCTGCGGATCCCATTAAAATCGGCGTTGCCGGCGCGCACTCCGGCGACCTGGCCTCCTACGGCGTTCCCAGCCTGAACGCCGCCAAGGTTGTGATTGCCGAAGTGAACGCCAACGGCGGCGTGCTTGGCCGTCAGATTGAACTGATCGCCCAGGATGACCAGTGCAAGCCCGAGCTGGCCACCAACGCGGCCACCAAGCTTATTTCCGAAAAGGTGAACGTGGTCATGGGCCACATCTGCTCCGGCGCTACCAAGGCTACCCTGCCGCTGTACACCGAGGCCAAGATCGTCTCCATGTCGCCTTCTGCCACGACCCCCAGCCTTACTGAAAGCGGCACCAACCCCTATTTCTTCCGCACCATCGCCAACGACAAGGCCCAGGCCAAGTTGACCAGCGACTTCATCCTGAACGGCCTCAAGGCCAAGAAGGTCGCCTACCTGCACGACAATGGCGACTACGGCAAGGGCTTTGTGGACAACAACCGCGAAACCCTTGAAAAGGCTGGCGTGGAAACCGTTCTGTACGAAGCCGTTACCCCTGATGCTGTGGACTTCTCCGCCGTTGTGCGCAAGCTGCGCCGCGCCCAGCCCGACATCCTCGTGTTCGGCGGCTACCAGCCCACTGCTTCCAAGCTGCTGCAGCAGATGCGCCGCGACCGCGTAACCACCGCCATGATCGGCCCCGACGGCCTCAAGGACGACGCCTTCATCAAGATGGCTGGCAAGGACGCCGAAGGCGTGTACGCCTCCTATCCCAAGGACACCAGTAACCTGCCCGCCTACAAACATGCCCATGAAGGCCACGTGAAGATGTTCGGCAGCGATCCCGGCTCCTTCTACTACAACGGCTACGCCGCCACCCAGGCTCTGGTGAACGCCATTGCCAAGGCTGGCTCCACCGATGCCGCCAAGATTGTGGAAGCACTGCGCACCACCCCGGTGGAAACCCCGCTGGGCAAGCTGACCTTCAGCAAGACCGGCGATGCCGCCGGTATGGGCCTTTCCATCTACCAGATCAAAGATGGCAAGTTCGTAGAGCTTAATCACAGCATTACCCTGGACTAA
- a CDS encoding PLP-dependent aminotransferase family protein, whose product MWISLDADSPLSLNRQISAQIRELILRGHLAAGDRLPSTRQLGKELHVARSTVIEAYDQLLAEGYLESQRGSGTHVAQGIRPQPQVCGQKSTTDEHAHDDSRADPPGLVNFQSGIPALEHFPAAEWGRLYRQVCDTLPASALRYCRPQGVAELQEAIAGWLLRMRGLRAAPEQVMITTGATQGLRLVARLLNRPNALAIVEDPVHRGLVEVISRAGYAIEGITADAQGMDVSRLQNLSEQTTQRCAFVYVTPSHQYPTGGILSAQRRQALVDFARQRDCMVVEDDYDGEFRFEGTPVSALRELAPDRGIYIGSFSKILAPALRLGFAVIPPDMVRPWAEEKQYTDVHTDALSQRTLAAFISSGGLERHIWRMCKLYKGKRLFLLECLRRYFGDCFTASGQAAGLHLVAGFPGILFSDKVLAAMRAQGVRAVPVEHHSLCRNGAHAHELILGYAHLSEQSMERGVQALKEALAQ is encoded by the coding sequence ATGTGGATCAGTCTTGATGCAGACAGCCCGCTTTCGCTGAACCGCCAGATCAGCGCGCAGATCAGGGAACTGATTTTACGCGGTCATCTGGCAGCAGGCGACCGTCTGCCTTCTACCCGGCAACTGGGCAAAGAACTGCATGTGGCCCGCAGCACTGTTATTGAAGCCTACGACCAGTTGCTGGCCGAAGGCTATCTTGAATCGCAGCGCGGCTCGGGAACGCATGTGGCGCAAGGTATCCGGCCCCAGCCGCAAGTGTGCGGACAAAAATCTACGACAGATGAGCATGCGCACGATGATTCCCGCGCCGACCCGCCGGGACTTGTGAACTTTCAGTCCGGCATCCCGGCGCTGGAGCACTTTCCTGCGGCGGAATGGGGCCGGCTGTATCGGCAGGTGTGCGATACTTTACCCGCCTCGGCTCTGCGCTATTGCAGGCCTCAAGGGGTTGCCGAATTGCAGGAGGCCATTGCCGGATGGCTGCTGCGCATGCGGGGCCTGCGCGCCGCACCGGAGCAGGTAATGATCACAACAGGCGCAACCCAGGGGCTCAGGCTTGTGGCGCGCCTGCTCAACCGCCCGAATGCCCTGGCAATTGTGGAAGATCCCGTGCACCGGGGGCTGGTGGAGGTGATATCGCGCGCCGGGTACGCCATTGAAGGCATAACTGCAGACGCGCAAGGCATGGACGTCAGCCGCCTGCAAAACCTCTCGGAGCAGACCACCCAACGATGCGCCTTTGTCTATGTGACTCCTTCGCACCAGTATCCTACCGGGGGCATCCTTTCCGCGCAGCGGCGACAGGCGCTGGTGGACTTTGCCCGACAGCGCGACTGCATGGTGGTGGAGGACGACTATGATGGCGAATTCCGTTTTGAGGGAACGCCCGTCAGCGCCCTGCGCGAGCTTGCGCCCGACAGGGGCATATATATTGGTTCGTTCAGCAAGATTCTGGCTCCAGCCCTGCGCCTGGGCTTTGCCGTGATACCACCGGACATGGTGCGCCCCTGGGCCGAAGAAAAGCAGTACACGGATGTGCACACCGATGCGCTTTCGCAGCGCACGCTGGCCGCCTTTATCTCCAGCGGGGGGCTTGAACGGCATATCTGGAGAATGTGCAAGCTGTATAAAGGCAAAAGGCTCTTCCTGCTGGAATGTCTGCGGCGGTACTTTGGCGACTGCTTCACAGCCAGCGGACAGGCTGCCGGGCTGCATCTGGTGGCGGGATTTCCAGGAATCCTTTTTTCAGACAAAGTGCTCGCGGCCATGCGCGCGCAGGGCGTTCGGGCCGTGCCGGTGGAGCACCATTCGCTGTGCCGCAACGGCGCGCACGCGCACGAACTGATACTGGGCTATGCTCACCTGTCGGAGCAGTCCATGGAGCGTGGGGTGCAGGCCCTGAAAGAGGCCCTTGCGCAATGA